The nucleotide sequence GAAGTTGAATCTGTGCCGGAAGTACTATCTTGGTAAGGCCAATTCCCCCTAGGTTTCGGGTAATACAGGGGACTGGACTAGAGCGCCCCGAGGCAAGGGTACATAGGGACCTGGGTTGTGGATCTTAGGGGTAACGCAACTGGGAATGGAAACTCTGGTCCGTGAGAAGAGAGATCTCAGGGAGGAGCAAGCTGGAAGCCTCAGTTTCTGAGTCCCGAGAGATATAGAATGAAGATCTCCGGTTGGACGTGGGAGAGGCCCTTCTAAAGGGGCCTTTTAAGGTGGGGATTAGGGAAGGTCCTCATTGCCGGTTGGCCAAGTGTGGCTATTTTTTTCCTAGGTGGTTTTGCATTCCTGCCTTTTCTTTGGTTGGTCAACATTTTCTGGTTCTTCAGAGAGGCCTTCCTCGCCCCAGCCTACACAGAGCAGAGCCAAATCAAAGGCTGTGAGTTCTAGGGCACCAGCAGAAAACCAACACAGGGTAGCGGGTGGCTGGAAGGACGGTGGAGGCTCCAGACCCCGGGGAGATCTGTGGCAGAGATAAAAAGGCGGGCCTGGGGGAGGCCAACTCTTCCTGCCCTTGTTCTTCGTTATAGATGTTTGGCGCTCAGCTGTGGGCTTCCTCTTCTGGGTAATTGTTCTCACCACCTGGATCACCATCTTCCAGATCTACCGGCCCCGCTGGGGTGCTCTTGGGGACTACCTTTCCTTCACCATTCCCCTGGGCACCCCCTGACAACCTCACAAGCTGGCAAGCTGGCGGTctgttctttctcccaggatgCGCTTCTCTGCGCTAAACTTTTTCTCAAACCCTGAAGACTGTCCCCCATTTCCCATCTGCCCCAATAAATGACCCTAACTTTAAATTTTGACTTCTTGGGATCTTTTGGAAGTAGAAGCATAAAATGGTTGCCAACATTCAAAAACACTTACTGAATGTGTTATGTGTTAGGCTTCACACATTGTGCGaattttgattttattgactACCACTCAGACCCTTTTGAAATAGGAACTCTCCTGCTGAGGAGCCCTGTCTCACAGATGAGGAAGAAAAGAGtgacctcccccctcccccacttctagGAGCTGCTATCCTGTACTGGTAGTTGtgcattaaaaaataacaactttCTTAGCCAGATGggggtggtgcacatctttaatctcagctccgGGGAGGCGGAggcaaacggatctctgtgagtttgcagccagcctggtctacaaagtggggacacacaaacaaaacaccccgACTTAACTGGGGATGTAGTTTACTGGCAATACACTTGTTCCGCATGAGAAAGAtgctaggttcaattcccagcaggcAAACCAAACAAGATACTTACTTTCTTGTTCTG is from Microtus pennsylvanicus isolate mMicPen1 chromosome 1, mMicPen1.hap1, whole genome shotgun sequence and encodes:
- the Psenen gene encoding gamma-secretase subunit PEN-2; its protein translation is MNLERVSNEEKLNLCRKYYLGGFAFLPFLWLVNIFWFFREAFLAPAYTEQSQIKGYVWRSAVGFLFWVIVLTTWITIFQIYRPRWGALGDYLSFTIPLGTP